One Streptomyces sp. ML-6 DNA segment encodes these proteins:
- a CDS encoding MFS transporter — protein MIRRVWPLVAASIALGIDAYVLAGVLPSIAGSLTTTAAMVGLGVTAFTAAYALAGPLLSGMLTRGGTAGALLIALGVFNLGNLITMVSPGIEVFLASRVIAGAGAGVLTAVATATAAAMVADHERGRAMAMVTFGLSTGTVAGVPLGMLIGDRLNWRWTMGLVVAVGILSMVALAATARSIPPLPGVRGPVFGVLRSAKAAVGVVAAFLLGVASLGLYTYLLPMAEEQGLQGWGFALVWAWGIGGVTGAALVGRPLDAFGPRALLIALPLVLLAGFAAIWLFASPVAWLVAATLWGAAGWSSVPTLQQALTGDRPEQAMQIVAFQMAATYLGSAAGAAAGSSLLAAGTDAGDLAGWAIVPAALATLLTGWLGMVALRPRAAQRAVAPVCEATP, from the coding sequence ATGATCCGCCGGGTGTGGCCGCTGGTCGCGGCCTCGATCGCGCTGGGGATCGACGCCTATGTCCTGGCGGGAGTGCTGCCTTCGATCGCGGGTTCCCTGACCACGACCGCGGCGATGGTGGGTCTCGGGGTGACGGCCTTCACCGCCGCCTACGCGCTGGCCGGACCGTTGTTGTCGGGGATGCTCACGCGTGGCGGCACCGCCGGCGCGTTGCTGATCGCGCTGGGGGTGTTCAATCTGGGCAACCTCATCACCATGGTCTCGCCCGGGATCGAGGTCTTCCTCGCCTCCCGGGTGATTGCCGGCGCAGGCGCGGGGGTACTGACCGCGGTCGCGACCGCCACCGCCGCCGCAATGGTCGCCGACCACGAACGGGGGCGGGCGATGGCGATGGTGACCTTCGGCCTGTCCACCGGAACGGTCGCCGGAGTGCCCCTCGGGATGCTCATCGGCGACCGGCTGAACTGGCGGTGGACGATGGGGCTGGTCGTCGCCGTCGGCATCCTCAGCATGGTTGCCCTGGCTGCCACGGCACGTTCCATTCCGCCGCTGCCCGGCGTGCGCGGCCCCGTTTTCGGCGTGCTGCGCTCGGCGAAGGCGGCCGTAGGAGTCGTGGCGGCGTTCCTGCTCGGAGTGGCGAGTCTCGGGCTCTACACCTACCTGCTGCCGATGGCGGAGGAGCAAGGGCTTCAGGGGTGGGGCTTCGCGCTCGTGTGGGCGTGGGGGATCGGCGGTGTCACCGGCGCCGCTCTGGTCGGCAGGCCGCTGGACGCTTTCGGGCCCCGCGCGCTGCTGATCGCCCTGCCCCTCGTGCTGTTGGCCGGCTTCGCCGCGATATGGCTGTTCGCGTCCCCGGTCGCGTGGCTCGTGGCGGCGACCTTGTGGGGTGCGGCCGGGTGGTCGAGCGTGCCCACCCTGCAACAGGCGCTCACCGGCGACCGGCCCGAACAGGCCATGCAGATCGTCGCGTTCCAGATGGCCGCGACCTACCTCGGCTCCGCCGCCGGAGCCGCAGCGGGCAGCAGCCTGCTCGCGGCCGGAACCGACGCGGGCGACCTCGCCGGGTGGGCGATCGTCCCTGCGGCACTCGCGACTCTGCTCACCGGATGGCTCGGCATGGTCGCGCTCCGCCCACGGGCCGCACAGCGGGCCGTTGCCCCCGTGTGCGAAGCGACACCGTAG
- a CDS encoding GNAT family N-acetyltransferase, translated as MIDAALLPISDGLRTLRPLSSHDAERYAAGTQDPLVRKYGHLPEPEYTPESVTRLADDVVPQGLQAGDLAVLSIVDDADTFLGSLVLFDVTDRTAEVGFWLHPDSRGLGHSAAALELAVVLGVRSGLSELTARTSTSNLSSQRCLERGGFNRTGTDVDRTPSGERIELAHYQRHLR; from the coding sequence ATGATCGACGCAGCCCTGCTCCCCATCAGTGATGGCCTTCGAACACTCCGCCCCCTGTCCTCTCACGACGCCGAGCGGTACGCCGCCGGAACCCAGGATCCACTCGTACGGAAGTACGGACACCTGCCTGAACCGGAGTACACCCCTGAGAGCGTGACCCGTCTCGCCGACGACGTCGTTCCTCAAGGCCTCCAAGCCGGAGACCTCGCAGTGCTCAGCATCGTCGACGACGCGGACACGTTCCTCGGCAGCCTGGTGCTCTTCGATGTCACGGACAGGACCGCCGAAGTCGGGTTCTGGCTCCACCCCGACTCGAGGGGCCTGGGCCACTCGGCCGCGGCGCTGGAACTCGCGGTGGTGTTGGGGGTCCGCAGTGGCCTGAGCGAACTGACGGCACGCACCTCGACCAGCAATCTTTCGTCCCAGCGATGCCTGGAGCGCGGCGGATTCAACCGGACAGGGACCGACGTCGACCGCACGCCCTCCGGCGAACGCATTGAACTCGCGCACTACCAGCGGCACCTGAGGTAA
- a CDS encoding AEC family transporter: MPVVLLIGLGFALKRWMIQGESFWSGAERLGYRVLLPALFLHGLAAADTHDLPVRTLAAVLTVSTVVVAVVVVAFRPLMRLPGDGFTSVFQGSIRFNNYIGVTIASGLYGTRGVAIAAVCNATIVPTVNVLCVLVFARFGGARLSPMDIARQLVTNPLILACVAGGLLQALDLALPPGIEPALQSLGAASMPLGLLCIGAALRFGQARAWTGPIVMSSTAKFALLPAVTFLVARSAGLGASALLVAVLFQALPTASSSYIMARQLGGDAPMMAGITATQTLLGLAAVPLVATLVPT, from the coding sequence ATGCCCGTCGTCCTGCTGATCGGGCTGGGTTTCGCCCTCAAACGGTGGATGATCCAGGGCGAGAGTTTCTGGTCCGGGGCCGAGCGCCTGGGCTACCGGGTGCTGCTGCCGGCATTGTTCCTGCACGGCCTGGCAGCGGCCGACACCCATGACCTTCCGGTGAGAACACTGGCAGCGGTGCTGACCGTCTCCACCGTGGTGGTCGCCGTGGTGGTCGTCGCCTTCCGGCCGCTGATGCGGCTGCCCGGCGACGGCTTCACCTCGGTCTTCCAAGGCAGCATCAGATTCAACAACTATATCGGCGTCACCATCGCCTCCGGCCTGTACGGCACTCGGGGCGTGGCCATTGCCGCGGTCTGCAATGCCACGATCGTACCCACGGTCAACGTGTTGTGCGTCCTGGTCTTTGCCCGGTTCGGCGGCGCCCGCCTGAGCCCGATGGACATCGCCCGGCAGCTGGTGACCAATCCACTCATCCTCGCCTGCGTCGCAGGCGGCCTCCTCCAGGCCCTGGACCTGGCTCTGCCACCGGGTATCGAGCCGGCACTCCAGTCGCTGGGAGCCGCATCGATGCCGCTGGGACTGCTGTGCATCGGCGCCGCGCTGCGCTTCGGCCAGGCACGCGCGTGGACCGGCCCGATCGTCATGTCCTCGACCGCGAAGTTCGCCCTCTTGCCGGCCGTGACCTTCCTGGTGGCCCGGTCGGCCGGCCTCGGGGCGTCGGCGCTGCTCGTCGCCGTGCTCTTCCAGGCCCTGCCCACGGCGTCGTCCTCGTACATCATGGCCAGACAGCTCGGAGGAGACGCACCGATGATGGCCGGCATCACCGCGACGCAGACGCTCCTGGGCCTCGCCGCCGTCCCACTTGTCGCGACCCTGGTTCCCACCTGA
- a CDS encoding TetR/AcrR family transcriptional regulator: protein MPAPISGEQTSRDREALLAAAEALFYERGIQAVGMDAVRAAAGLSLKRIYVLFATKEDLVVAMLRRRDHRWQASLVEYVERHEDPRERVLSLFDWLEQWFAEPGFRGCAWINAHGELGSASPAVLAEVRTHKKAFHDRITAWVDAATDAPAEPVCLLAEGAIVTASITGSPQAARAARTATRTLLG from the coding sequence GTGCCGGCCCCGATCAGCGGAGAACAGACCTCCCGCGACCGCGAAGCGCTCCTGGCCGCCGCCGAAGCGCTCTTCTACGAGCGCGGCATCCAGGCCGTCGGCATGGACGCCGTCCGCGCGGCCGCGGGGCTGTCGCTGAAGCGGATCTACGTGCTCTTCGCGACGAAGGAGGACCTGGTCGTCGCGATGCTGCGGCGGCGGGACCACCGGTGGCAGGCAAGCCTCGTCGAGTACGTGGAGCGGCACGAGGACCCCCGCGAGCGCGTCCTGTCGCTCTTCGACTGGCTGGAGCAGTGGTTCGCGGAGCCCGGCTTCCGCGGTTGCGCATGGATCAACGCCCACGGCGAACTGGGCTCCGCCTCACCCGCGGTCCTCGCCGAGGTGCGTACGCACAAGAAGGCGTTCCACGACCGGATCACCGCGTGGGTCGACGCGGCCACCGACGCCCCGGCCGAACCCGTGTGCCTCCTGGCCGAAGGGGCGATCGTCACGGCCTCCATCACCGGAAGCCCTCAGGCCGCCCGGGCCGCCCGGACGGCCACCAGAACCCTCCTCGGCTGA
- a CDS encoding aminotransferase class I/II-fold pyridoxal phosphate-dependent enzyme, giving the protein MVTGRFVTSAGPPIPEMARRAAEHRAQGRHIVDLTLGEPDFAPPGRVIAAAQEAVARVRGHSPANASGNPSGATYSHGELAALAEVLRRHPAVTVLSDEICAHIRYNDQEYIGPAQVAPDPWERFLLVDGVSKAYTMIGRRVGAPGPLRFSFTTDIAALEEGCRAVVDVLDEAAS; this is encoded by the coding sequence ATGGTGACCGGCCGCTTCGTGACGTCCGCCGGACCGCCCATCCCGGAGATGGCCCGCCGCGCGGCCGAGCATCGCGCGCAGGGCCGTCACATCGTCGATCTCACCCTCGGCGAGCCCGACTTCGCCCCGCCCGGCCGTGTGATCGCTGCGGCCCAGGAGGCAGTTGCCCGCGTACGGGGCCACAGCCCCGCCAACGCTTCCGGCAATCCCTCCGGTGCCACCTACAGCCATGGTGAACTGGCGGCGCTCGCCGAGGTGTTGCGGCGGCATCCCGCGGTGACGGTCCTTTCCGACGAGATCTGCGCACACATCCGCTACAACGATCAGGAGTACATCGGCCCCGCGCAGGTCGCGCCGGATCCGTGGGAGCGGTTCCTGCTCGTCGACGGCGTTTCCAAGGCGTACACGATGATCGGCCGGCGGGTCGGGGCACCGGGCCCTTTGCGGTTCTCCTTCACCACCGACATCGCCGCACTGGAAGAGGGCTGCCGCGCCGTCGTCGATGTCCTGGACGAGGCCGCCTCGTGA
- a CDS encoding helix-turn-helix transcriptional regulator, with translation MSPPRVYEHPETEEIAIPRVLFALSEPLRLSMVRMLAERGEVDSIELGPDLPRSTLTHHTSLLRESGVVFVRAEGRKCMIRLRRDDLETRFPGLIDTVLSGYEDSAPAGEGA, from the coding sequence ATGTCACCGCCACGGGTGTACGAGCATCCTGAGACCGAGGAGATCGCGATTCCTCGGGTGTTGTTCGCGTTGAGCGAGCCGCTGAGGCTCTCGATGGTGCGGATGCTCGCAGAGCGCGGTGAGGTCGACAGCATCGAGCTGGGGCCCGATCTGCCCCGGTCGACGCTGACGCATCACACCAGCCTCCTGCGTGAGTCCGGGGTCGTGTTCGTCCGCGCGGAGGGCCGCAAGTGCATGATCCGGTTGCGCCGCGATGACCTGGAAACCCGCTTCCCGGGCCTGATCGACACGGTGCTGAGCGGATACGAGGACTCCGCCCCCGCAGGGGAGGGCGCATGA
- a CDS encoding NAD(P)H-binding protein produces the protein MSKIALFGATGTIGSRVLDEALRRGHRVTAVVRDPAKFTRTDPDLSVVTGDVLDPASVAEVAKGQDAVISAVGGGDGPGHIATIKPAAESLVAGLRTLGADAPRLILVGGAGSLRTPDGKQVWDAEGLPEFLLQIMHAHGDALDFCRTVTDVKWTNLSPAATITQGERTGAYRIALEDLVVDADGSSRISTEDYAVALLDEVERPQHIGERFTVGY, from the coding sequence GTGTCCAAGATCGCCTTGTTCGGTGCGACCGGCACCATCGGATCCCGCGTCCTGGATGAGGCGCTGCGGCGCGGCCACCGGGTGACGGCGGTCGTGCGGGACCCGGCGAAGTTCACCCGGACCGACCCCGACCTGTCCGTGGTCACCGGCGACGTCCTGGACCCGGCGTCCGTTGCCGAGGTGGCCAAGGGACAGGATGCCGTGATCAGTGCGGTCGGCGGTGGCGACGGGCCGGGCCACATCGCGACCATCAAGCCCGCCGCCGAATCCCTGGTCGCCGGCCTGCGCACGCTTGGTGCCGACGCCCCCAGGCTCATCCTGGTCGGCGGTGCCGGTTCCCTGCGTACGCCGGACGGAAAGCAGGTCTGGGACGCCGAGGGCCTGCCGGAGTTCCTGCTCCAGATCATGCACGCCCACGGCGACGCCCTGGACTTCTGTCGCACCGTCACCGACGTGAAGTGGACCAACCTCAGCCCTGCCGCCACGATCACACAGGGCGAGCGCACCGGCGCCTACCGCATTGCCCTGGAGGACTTGGTCGTCGACGCGGACGGCAGCAGCCGCATTTCCACCGAGGACTACGCCGTCGCCCTCCTTGACGAGGTCGAACGTCCGCAGCACATCGGCGAGCGCTTCACTGTCGGCTACTGA
- a CDS encoding cation diffusion facilitator family transporter — protein MSMKRDHGHDHGNKHEHGHGHGHDRAHGHDHGHGPGGHSHGVSADADRRWLTLALAIIGGFMAIEVVVGIAAKSLALLSDAAHMLTDAASIVFALIAMRLAAKPAKGAFTYGLKRAEILSAQLNGLSLLLLGAWLAYEAVQRLIDPPQVEGGLVLVTALVGIAVNVVAAVCLSRANRSSLNVEGAYQHILNDLFAFIGTAVSGLVVVLTGFVQADAIATLVVVALMAKAGYGLIRESGRVFLEAAPVHIDPDTLGDRLADEPPVVEIHDLHVWQITSGQNALSAHVLVDDEADCHTTRRNLERFLASDYGITHSTLQVDHARHAELIGVGAGHREEPHGPVHRPGPHEH, from the coding sequence ATGAGCATGAAACGCGACCACGGACACGATCACGGAAACAAGCACGAACATGGCCACGGTCACGGACACGACCGGGCGCACGGACATGACCACGGGCACGGGCCCGGCGGTCACTCGCACGGGGTGTCGGCCGATGCCGACCGCCGCTGGCTGACGCTGGCGCTGGCAATCATCGGCGGATTCATGGCCATCGAGGTCGTCGTCGGCATCGCCGCCAAGTCCCTGGCGCTCCTCTCCGACGCGGCCCACATGCTGACCGACGCGGCGTCGATCGTGTTCGCCCTGATCGCCATGCGACTCGCCGCCAAGCCGGCCAAGGGCGCTTTCACCTACGGCCTCAAGCGGGCCGAGATCCTCTCCGCGCAGCTCAACGGGCTGTCCCTGCTCCTCCTCGGGGCCTGGCTGGCCTACGAGGCCGTCCAGCGCCTGATCGATCCGCCACAAGTCGAGGGCGGTCTGGTCCTCGTGACCGCACTCGTGGGCATCGCCGTCAACGTCGTCGCGGCCGTGTGCCTTTCCAGGGCGAACCGCAGCTCGCTCAATGTCGAAGGCGCCTACCAGCACATCCTCAACGACCTCTTCGCCTTCATCGGCACCGCGGTCTCCGGTCTGGTCGTCGTACTCACCGGCTTCGTCCAGGCGGACGCCATCGCGACCCTGGTCGTCGTCGCCCTGATGGCCAAGGCCGGCTACGGCCTCATCAGGGAATCCGGCCGCGTCTTCCTGGAGGCGGCCCCCGTACACATCGACCCCGACACCCTGGGCGACCGTCTCGCCGACGAGCCGCCGGTGGTCGAGATCCACGATCTGCACGTCTGGCAGATCACCTCCGGTCAGAACGCGCTGTCCGCACACGTCCTGGTCGACGACGAGGCCGACTGCCACACCACGCGCCGGAACCTCGAGCGGTTCCTCGCCTCGGACTACGGCATCACCCACAGCACCCTCCAGGTCGACCACGCGCGGCACGCCGAACTCATCGGCGTCGGAGCCGGCCACCGCGAAGAACCCCACGGCCCCGTCCACCGCCCCGGCCCGCACGAGCACTGA
- a CDS encoding CGNR zinc finger domain-containing protein: MVGVRLAVSLVNLEAGGSWRAGALEQVLERHAIRRPRVTGSAGEEIRAWSRRLRPVFEAVSQGERCETINALLADGAGRVYLTTHDGLRPHLHFTPDGKDVQSRVRAVTAGALAIFAVEAEGRRLGVCALDTCRTAFADTSRNGRRAYCCARCANTDAVRRHRVKQG; the protein is encoded by the coding sequence TGGCTCGTGGCGGGCCGGGGCCCTGGAGCAGGTCCTTGAGCGTCACGCGATCCGTCGCCCACGTGTCACCGGTTCGGCCGGAGAGGAGATCAGGGCCTGGTCGCGCCGGTTGCGACCCGTTTTCGAGGCTGTCTCGCAGGGCGAACGGTGCGAGACGATCAACGCCCTGCTCGCCGACGGTGCCGGAAGGGTCTATCTGACCACGCACGACGGGTTGCGGCCGCATCTGCACTTCACGCCGGACGGCAAGGACGTGCAGAGCCGGGTGCGCGCGGTGACCGCGGGAGCGCTGGCCATCTTCGCCGTGGAGGCCGAGGGCCGGAGGCTGGGTGTGTGCGCGTTGGATACGTGTCGAACCGCTTTCGCCGACACCAGCCGCAATGGTCGCCGCGCCTACTGCTGTGCTCGCTGCGCCAACACCGATGCGGTCCGCCGCCACCGTGTGAAGCAGGGCTGA
- a CDS encoding methyltransferase — MPRKRSVRRWLRDRPRTAPPTRQSASGGSSVSAWASRQSYECRGGLSGTESAFLDQEDVADRWSLSEGGFFSSVPAGGRYFLKRIFHDWDDKQSATILRNCRQAMAPGGRILVIDAVVPPRQPAPISPRPWT, encoded by the coding sequence GTGCCGAGGAAGCGTTCAGTCCGGCGGTGGCTGCGAGACCGGCCGCGCACAGCACCGCCCACGCGGCAGTCCGCGAGCGGTGGTTCATCCGTATCGGCTTGGGCATCCAGGCAATCCTACGAGTGCCGTGGCGGGCTGTCTGGCACCGAATCGGCCTTTCTCGACCAGGAGGATGTCGCCGACCGCTGGTCACTGTCGGAGGGCGGCTTCTTCTCGTCGGTCCCGGCAGGAGGCCGCTACTTCCTCAAGCGCATCTTCCACGACTGGGACGACAAGCAGTCAGCCACGATCCTGCGCAACTGCCGACAGGCCATGGCACCCGGCGGACGCATCCTCGTCATCGACGCCGTCGTGCCGCCCCGGCAACCTGCCCCCATCAGCCCAAGACCCTGGACCTGA
- a CDS encoding nuclear transport factor 2 family protein: MSESRPPFPPFTEETALQKVQAAEDAWNTRDPHRVASAYTPDSAWRNRDLFVTGREEIVRFLTAKWERELDYALRKSLWGFRGNRIAVRFQCEWHDAAGQWWRSYGNELWQFDPRGLMERREASVNDVRIDGADRRIFGPRPESERGIEIPLQ; this comes from the coding sequence GTGAGCGAGTCCCGACCACCGTTCCCGCCGTTCACCGAAGAGACCGCGCTCCAGAAGGTGCAAGCGGCCGAGGACGCGTGGAACACCCGCGACCCGCACCGCGTGGCGTCGGCCTACACACCCGATTCGGCCTGGCGCAACCGGGATCTGTTCGTGACGGGGCGCGAGGAGATCGTCCGCTTCCTGACCGCCAAGTGGGAGCGGGAACTCGACTACGCCCTGCGCAAGAGCCTGTGGGGATTCCGCGGGAACCGCATCGCGGTCCGGTTCCAGTGCGAGTGGCACGACGCGGCCGGCCAGTGGTGGCGCAGCTACGGCAACGAGCTGTGGCAGTTCGATCCGCGAGGACTGATGGAACGGCGCGAGGCCAGTGTCAACGACGTGCGGATCGACGGGGCCGACCGGAGGATCTTCGGCCCCCGCCCCGAAAGCGAACGGGGCATCGAGATTCCTCTCCAGTAA
- a CDS encoding MFS transporter, with translation MTVTSGKPTASEAGWGALFGREYGPVAVTLAAGVALHAVNVYLATTIMPSVVDDIGGADLYAWATTVFVFASVLGSAGAAAVLGARGPRSSYRFAALLLAAGSAVCALAPNMVVLLAGRLVQGLGGGLLFALSYAMVRITLHEALWPRAMALVSAMWGVATLVGPALGGICAQLDAWRNAFWGLLPFLLFFGFWGAMRLPKGRTGGATPRIPWTSVSLLGLAVLVISAASISSRLAVNAAGLLVAALLLAGWLRRERRTTLRLIPATAFGPDARLRFVYLTMALLVISSTVEVYIPYFGQRLQGLGPLAAGYLGAVLAAGWTLGSIACSGMSHRSRSIIGISPVFTLAGLAVLFFAGPVHSGSVATIAAVSLGLLVLGWGIGMGWPHLLTRVLRLAPDEDQELAGSSVTTIQLAATAFGSALAGTVANVVGFSDSVGTGDLQSTARWMFGLFALAPLAAVVTARYARR, from the coding sequence ATGACCGTTACCAGCGGGAAACCAACCGCGTCGGAGGCCGGATGGGGAGCGCTGTTCGGCCGCGAATACGGACCCGTCGCCGTCACGCTCGCCGCCGGTGTCGCCCTGCACGCAGTGAACGTCTACCTGGCGACGACCATCATGCCGTCGGTCGTCGACGACATCGGTGGTGCCGACCTGTACGCCTGGGCGACCACGGTCTTCGTGTTCGCGTCTGTGCTCGGGTCGGCGGGCGCGGCCGCCGTACTCGGGGCCCGCGGCCCGCGCTCGAGTTACCGGTTCGCGGCCCTCCTGCTCGCGGCCGGTTCCGCCGTCTGCGCGCTGGCTCCCAACATGGTGGTCCTGCTGGCCGGACGACTTGTCCAGGGCCTCGGGGGCGGCCTGCTCTTCGCCCTGTCCTACGCCATGGTCCGGATCACCCTGCACGAGGCGTTGTGGCCCCGCGCCATGGCGCTCGTCTCCGCCATGTGGGGAGTCGCGACGCTCGTAGGCCCCGCCCTTGGCGGCATCTGCGCCCAACTCGACGCCTGGCGCAACGCCTTCTGGGGCCTGCTGCCGTTCCTGCTGTTCTTCGGCTTCTGGGGGGCGATGCGCCTGCCCAAGGGAAGGACGGGCGGAGCGACCCCGCGGATTCCCTGGACGAGTGTGAGCCTGCTCGGCCTGGCCGTGCTGGTCATCTCCGCGGCCAGCATCTCGTCCCGGCTCGCGGTCAACGCCGCCGGCCTCCTGGTGGCGGCGCTGCTGCTCGCCGGCTGGCTGCGCCGTGAGCGCCGTACGACGCTCCGGCTCATCCCGGCCACCGCGTTCGGCCCCGACGCGCGGCTGCGGTTCGTCTACCTCACCATGGCACTGCTGGTGATCTCCAGCACGGTGGAGGTCTACATCCCCTACTTCGGGCAGCGGCTGCAGGGGCTCGGGCCGCTCGCGGCCGGCTATCTGGGCGCCGTCCTGGCCGCCGGCTGGACGCTCGGCTCGATCGCGTGCAGCGGCATGTCCCACCGCAGCCGATCGATCATCGGCATCAGTCCGGTCTTCACCCTGGCCGGACTCGCCGTACTCTTCTTCGCCGGTCCGGTGCACTCGGGCTCGGTCGCGACGATTGCGGCGGTGAGCCTCGGACTGCTCGTGCTGGGCTGGGGGATCGGCATGGGGTGGCCTCATCTGCTCACCCGGGTCCTGCGGTTGGCGCCGGACGAGGACCAAGAACTCGCGGGCTCCTCCGTCACGACGATCCAGCTCGCCGCGACGGCGTTCGGATCGGCGCTCGCGGGGACGGTCGCCAACGTCGTCGGGTTCTCCGACAGCGTGGGCACCGGCGACCTGCAAAGCACCGCGCGCTGGATGTTCGGACTGTTCGCTCTCGCTCCCCTGGCCGCCGTGGTCACCGCCCGGTACGCCCGCCGCTGA
- a CDS encoding TetR/AcrR family transcriptional regulator: MRQAKQAPGGRAPGGRPRDAAIDRAILDAVLELLDEVGYTRLTIEAVARRAGTTKPAIYRRWGTLPNLALDALTARLGRLKAPSTDCTICDLSDAIKLYVAAFQRMPPEALASLLADCGEDPQRREAFMAALFDPPRAAVGHVLDGALARGDLRDDTDRDLLLDLLASLVHYRVLFGHAVTSDDVVEQAVHTLLRGVAVDYPKLVQISRKKEGDPQIHHRHA, encoded by the coding sequence ATGAGGCAAGCGAAACAAGCCCCTGGCGGCCGGGCCCCGGGCGGACGGCCACGCGACGCGGCCATCGACCGGGCGATCCTCGACGCGGTGCTCGAACTCCTCGACGAGGTCGGTTACACCCGGCTCACCATCGAGGCCGTGGCGCGCCGCGCCGGTACGACGAAACCGGCGATCTACCGGCGTTGGGGCACCTTGCCGAACCTGGCACTCGACGCCCTGACCGCACGCCTGGGCCGGCTCAAGGCGCCCAGCACCGACTGCACGATCTGCGATCTCAGCGACGCGATCAAGCTGTACGTCGCCGCATTCCAGCGCATGCCGCCGGAGGCGCTCGCCTCGCTGCTCGCCGACTGCGGAGAAGATCCGCAGCGGCGGGAGGCCTTCATGGCCGCCCTGTTCGACCCGCCACGGGCCGCTGTCGGCCACGTGCTCGACGGCGCTCTCGCCCGCGGGGACCTGCGCGACGACACCGATCGCGACCTGCTGCTCGATCTGCTCGCTTCACTCGTCCACTACCGCGTTCTGTTCGGTCACGCCGTGACCAGCGACGACGTGGTGGAACAAGCCGTGCACACCCTGCTGCGCGGAGTCGCCGTCGACTACCCGAAGCTGGTGCAGATCAGCCGCAAGAAGGAGGGGGATCCGCAGATCCACCACCGTCACGCGTGA
- a CDS encoding DUF3703 domain-containing protein translates to MSRRSPMPPALFEAFTAEMAAARASGPTAQRWRAVERAHILSQPWPWPHTRTHGVMFRLALQDRDVWEMLGQVVRLVVAAPGSAAGKYPDGNTGRTRVGINTPMPIPDDLAALLREAGIALQP, encoded by the coding sequence GTGTCCCGACGCTCTCCCATGCCGCCCGCCCTGTTCGAAGCGTTCACCGCCGAGATGGCCGCGGCCCGCGCCTCAGGGCCCACGGCACAGCGGTGGCGGGCCGTGGAACGGGCTCACATCCTGTCCCAGCCCTGGCCCTGGCCCCATACCCGCACCCACGGCGTGATGTTCCGTCTCGCCCTTCAGGACCGCGACGTGTGGGAGATGCTCGGCCAGGTGGTGCGCCTGGTGGTCGCCGCTCCCGGTTCCGCGGCCGGGAAGTACCCGGACGGCAACACCGGCCGCACCCGGGTCGGGATCAACACTCCCATGCCGATCCCGGACGACCTCGCCGCCCTGCTCCGCGAGGCCGGCATCGCGTTGCAGCCGTAG